One window from the genome of Silene latifolia isolate original U9 population unplaced genomic scaffold, ASM4854445v1 scaffold_119, whole genome shotgun sequence encodes:
- the LOC141637574 gene encoding peroxidase 57-like: MKFSSNSAAFTLGVILMTLISQCYGDLKVGYYAGKCGKHNVEEIVFDVVKARATKDPNTVGHLIRLQFHDCIVRGCDASVLIEGKNTEKTAKPNLSLGGFEVIDTAKDVLETVCPGVVSCSDILILAARSAVSLSGGKWYYAETGRRDGRVSSQKEALANLPSVKMPVQQAVHLFASRGLTKEDFVVLLGGHTVGNVHCNNFQDRLYNFDNSGMSDRRINPALLSSLKNTCPRKSKINKTTFLDQTPNSYYKMDNGYYKQIVANRGILEIDVNIANSPLTNSIVKKLAYSDGSLFLDKFGQAMIKMGRIGVLTGNQGEIRRSCRAINH; encoded by the exons atgaagttTAGTTCAAATTCAGCTGCCTTTACTTTAGGGGTCATTTTAATGACCCTTATTAGCCAATGTTATGGTGACCTTAAAGTTGGGTACTATGCTGGTAAATGTGGCAAACATAATGTTGAAGAAATCGTTTTCGACGTTGTTAAGGCTAGGGCTACAAAGGATCCGAATACTGTTGGTCATTTGATTCGGTTACAGTTCCATGATTGTATTGTTCGG GGATGTGATGCATCAGTCTTAATTGAAGGCAAAAATACAGAGAAAACAGCAAAGCCGAATCTAAGCCTTGGCGGGTTTGAAGTTATTGATACCGCGAAGGATGTTCTTGAAACCGTTTGTCCAGGAGTCGTATCTTGTAGTGATATACTTATACTCGCTGCTAGATCTGCTGTGTCTTTG TCTGGAGGCAAATGGTACTACGCAGAGACAGGAAGACGAGATGGCCGAGTTTCGAGTCAGAAAGAAGCTCTTGCAAATCTTCCATCAGTAAAAATGCCTGTGCAACAGGCTGTCCATCTATTTGCTTCAAGAGGACTAACTAAGGAAGACTTTGTTGTACTTCTAG GAGGACACACAGTAGGAAATGTACATTGCAACAACTTTCAAGATCGTTTGTACAATTTCGACAACTCTGGCATGTCAGACCGGAGAATAAACCCGGCCTTACTAAGCTCATTGAAGAACACATGCCCAAGAAAGAGCAAAATTAATAAAACAACATTCCTCGATCAAACACCAAACAGTTACTACAAGATGGACAATGGATATTACAAGCAAATCGTAGCAAACAGAGGAATACTCGAAATTGACGTAAATATTGCCAATTCTCCATTAACTAACAGCATTGTTAAGAAGCTTGCTTATAGTGACGGTAGCCTATTTCTTGATAAATTTGGTCAAGCCATGATTAAGATGGGAAGAATTGGCGTTCTCACTGGTAACCAAGGAGAGATTAGACGATCATGTCGCGCTATTAATCATTAA
- the LOC141637563 gene encoding uncharacterized protein LOC141637563, with translation MAAPCLQWSPINRTLNDAVSVPRTTWLGTMSSKLSRTRSLEYTTKQQSHYSIRRVCSANFDGSYSSGDEEFSRKIEELSLKFQLGDEIAGESSESTQLTQSDSPMNIEMKANCVDLPISLRMIKLKKNQMKQSLFEASETASSSVKKAFSSMVFIIRELHTVSLQLREQLFLEDLQGILVRVQNEMHASFVWLFQQVFSHTPTLMVYVMILLANFTVYSMSSSAAFAAVSPPSTVVASEEREFTSITTIKSFSVTSGSNAKTTSVGGNNGGGNKYKPVASGMEGDGWMNATPANVNRPFVSDGLSPAVREEESVSGQDETATWNLILDEAARMQVQIRDKSLEHEVIKRFVSPVTVKVAADDYEDYFKTELLYQSELAQEPNNVLLLANYAQFLYLVVHDFDRAEKYFKRAIGVEPKDAEAHNKYATFLWQARNDLWAAEETYLEAISADPTNSFYAANYAHFLWNTGGEDTCFPLDDTEDETLDS, from the exons ATGGCGGCGCCATGCTTGCAATGGTCTCCAATCAACAGAACGCTAAACGACGCCGTTTCAGTTCCTCGAACGACTTGGCTCGGAACGATGTCGTCGAAGCTAAGTAGAACTCGCTCATTGGAGTACACCACGAAACAACAATCACATTACTCGATCCGTAGAGTTTGCAGCGCAAACTTCGACGGATCGTATTCCTCCGGCGACGAGGAATTCTCTCGAAAAATCGAGGAATTATCGCTGAAATTCCAACTCGGCGACGAAATCGCCGGCGAATCGTCCGAGTCGACTCAGTTAACTCAGTCGGACTCGCCGATGAATATCGAAATGAAGGCGAACTGCGTTGATCTTCCGATTTCGCTTCGAATGATAAAATTGAAGAAGAATCAAATGAAACAGAGTTTATTCGAAGCAAGCGAAACCGCGAGCTCTTCAGTGAAGAAAGCTTTTTCATCAATGGTGTTCATCATAAGAGAGCTACATACCGTTAGTCTTCAATTGCGAgagcaattatttctcgaagattTGCAAGGAATTTTAGTAAGAGTTCAAAATGAAATGCACGCGTCGTTTGTTTGGCTTTTTCAGCAAGTTTTCTCTCATACTCCTACACTAATGGTTTACGTTATGATTTTACTTGCGAATTTTACGGTTTATTCGATGTCGAGTTCGGCTGCGTTCGCAGCCGTATCGCCTCCGTCGACGGTTGTAGCGTCGGAGGAGAGAGAGTTCACTTCAATTACGACGATTAAGTCATTCTCCGTGACGTCAGGGAGCAATGCCAAAACGACGTCGGTTGGAGGTAATAACGGCGGTGGGAATAAGTACAAGCCGGTGGCGAGCGGAATGGAAGGGGACGGTTGGATGAACGCAACGCCGGCGAATGTCAACCGTCCGTTTGTTTCGGACGGTTTATCACCGGCGGTGCGTGAGGAGGAGTCGGTTTCCGGTCAAGATGAGACCGCGACGTGGAATTTGATCTTAGATGAAGCTGCTAGAATGCAGGTGCAAATTAGGGATAAATCACTGGAACATGAAGTAATTAAGCGGTTTGTTTCGCCGGTGACGGTGAAAGTGGCGGCGGATGATTACGAGGATTATTTCAAGACGGAGTTGTTGTATCAAAGTGAGCTAGCTCAAGAGCCTAACAATGTTTTGCTCTTGGCTAATTATGCTCAATTCCTCTACCTTGTTGTTCATGATTTTGACAG AGCTGAGAAATACTTTAAAAGAGCAATTGGAGTAGAACCAAAAGATGCTGAAGCACATAATAAATATGCAACTTTCTTGTGGCAAGCGAGGAACGACTTATGGGCAGCAGAGGAAACCTACTTAGAGGCCATCTCGGCGGACCCTACTAACTCCTTCTACGCTGCCAATTACGCTCATTTCCTTTGGAACACCGGTGGTGAAGACACGTGTTTTCCTCTGGACGACACGGAGGACGAGACCCTTGACTCGTAA